From Parus major isolate Abel chromosome 1A, Parus_major1.1, whole genome shotgun sequence, the proteins below share one genomic window:
- the KLHL42 gene encoding kelch-like protein 42 codes for MSLAERRREEEGEREGEAGDGAGAGEEVVQIRLGDKCYPVCKRKLIEQSDYFRALYRSGMREAGQGQEEQLLRGGLSALGLELVLDFINTSCLARLEQEVGGEKEPPLLEELVEAASYLQVTPLLRLLLSQVRLGNCFELHRLAQVYGLQDLHDACLDFMAAHYHQVLRRPDALPHLLLPSALQQQLRERRMRGTATLVLLGDFMGACPQGLPAGSHPAGDAPWAMLRYDEEAQRWLPLANNLPADLVSVRGYGSATLDNYLFIVGGYRITSQEISAAHCYNPCLNEWSQLASMNQKRSNFKLLAVSGKLYAIGGQSLSNVECYNPENDWWNFVASMPNPLAEFSACECKGKIYVIGGYTARGRNMSILQYCPTSDSWTNLELCDVHIRKQQMLSVEETIYLVGGCILDLGPNQRSGPSEDLLTVQSYNTTTKEWLYLNENSSKSGLNLTCTLHNDGVYILSRNITLSSSLEQRLFLKYNIFTDSWESLGRFPAFGQNILICSMYLPDGREV; via the exons ATGTCCCtggcggagcggcggcgggaggaggaaggggagcgGGAAGGGGAAGCAGGGGATGGGGCCGGTGCCGGGGAGGAGGTGGTGCAGATCCGGCTGGGGGACAAATGCTACCCGGTGTGCAAGAGGAAGCTGATCGAGCAGAGCGACTATTTCCGAGCGCTCTACCGCTCGGGAATGagggaggcagggcagggccaggaggagcagctgctgcgTGGGGGGCTTAGcgccctggggctggagctggtgctggacTTCATCAATACGTCCTGCCTGGCCcggctggagcaggaggtgggcGGTGAGAAGGAGCCGCcgctgctggaggagctggtggaggCCGCTTCCTACCTGCAGGTCACGCCCCTACTGCGGCTGCTGCTGTCGCAGGTACGCCTCGGCAACTGCTTCGAGCTGCACCGCCTGGCGCAGGTGTACGGCCTGCAGGACCTGCACGACGCCTGCTTGGACTTCATGGCCGCCCACTACCACCAGGTGCTGCGCAGGCCCGACGCCCTCCCGCACCTTCTGCTGCCCTCGgcgctgcagcagcagctgcggGAGCGGCGCATGAGGGGCACGGCCACCCTCGTGCTGCTCGGGGACTTCATGGGCGCCTGTCCGCAGGGGCTGCCCGCCGGCTCCCACCCCGCGGGGGACGCGCCCTGGGCCATGCTCAGGTACGACGAGGAGGCGCAGCGGTGGCTGCCGCTGGCCAATAACCTGCCCGCCGATCTGGTGAGCGTCCGCGGCTACGGCTCGGCCACGCTGGACAATTACCTGTTCATCGTCGGCGGCTACCGCATCACCAGTCAGGAGATCTCGGCCGCGCACTGCTACAACCCGTGCCTTAACGAGTGGAGCCAGCTGGCCTCGATGAACCAGAAGAG ATCCAACTTCAAGCTCCTGGCTGTCAGTGGAAAGCTCTATGCCATCGGTGGCCAATCCCTTTCCAATGTGGAGTGCTACAACCCGGAGAATGACTGGTGGAATTTTGTGGCATCCATGCCAAACCCTCTTGCAGAATTCTCAGCTTGTGAATGCAAGGGCAAGATCTATGTTATTGGAGGATACACTGCACGAG GCAGGAACATGAGCATCCTGCAGTATTGTCCCACTTCTGATTCCTGGACAAACTTGGAGCTGTGTGACGTGCACATCCGCAAGCAGCAGATGCTGTCTGTGGAGGAGACCATCTACCTGGTGGGAGGCTGCATCCTCGACCTTGGACCAAACCAGAGATCCGGCCCCAGCGAGGACCTGCTAACGGTGCAGTCCTACAACACTACCACCAAAGAGTGGCTCTACCTCAATGAGAACTCATCCAAATCTGGCCTTAACTTGACTTGCACTCTCCACAATGATGGAGTCTATATCTTGAGTAGGAATATTACTCTGTCTTCCAGCTTGGAGCAGCGTCTATTCCTGAAGTATAACATCTTCACAGACAGTTGGGAGTCACTGGGGCGTTTCCCAGCCTTTGGACAAAACATTCTGATCTGTTCTATGTATTTGCCTGATGGGCGAGAAGTGTAA